A part of Pararhizobium sp. A13 genomic DNA contains:
- a CDS encoding DUF1799 domain-containing protein produces MQQQFAGFGVTVAVDDDESTIGDRIDIMECNWPSFAAFVACSTQWRAVATAAGLIFLGLDYTACDIVLRRYDTAPHVFDDLQAMENAALEILNEAE; encoded by the coding sequence GTGCAACAGCAATTCGCCGGCTTTGGCGTCACGGTCGCTGTTGACGATGACGAAAGCACTATCGGGGACCGAATAGACATCATGGAATGCAACTGGCCATCCTTTGCCGCCTTCGTCGCCTGCTCAACGCAGTGGCGCGCCGTCGCGACGGCGGCCGGCCTGATCTTCCTCGGTCTTGATTACACCGCCTGTGACATCGTCTTGCGCCGCTACGATACCGCGCCCCACGTCTTCGATGACCTTCAAGCCATGGAGAATGCCGCGCTCGAAATCCTGAACGAGGCCGAGTGA
- a CDS encoding phage tail tube protein — protein MPKRYFRNRAILAKAETVYGTDAVPTGAANAMLWTNVVFNPSVGDEVGRDLVVPYMGHQGVILTGSHATISGECEIAGSGAAGTAPAWGPTHRACGMMEVIAAGVDAQYTPISQSQEAVSLYFNVDGVNHVLLGARGTYTFGFTPKQIPRWAYSFTGLLGTISDIVLPAVTLTGFKKPVPVNKANTTFSLHGLAGVCEGVTFDLGNQIEPRFLIGAESIEHVDRVMTGSAVMEAVLLAQKNWFAIADAHTTGALALQHGTTAGNIVKIDAPAVQIGRLAYGESQKIVNNTLPLMFTTVAGNDEFKITVK, from the coding sequence ATGCCGAAACGCTATTTCCGAAATCGGGCCATCCTCGCCAAGGCCGAGACGGTTTACGGTACCGATGCCGTCCCGACCGGCGCTGCCAACGCCATGCTGTGGACGAACGTCGTCTTCAATCCGTCTGTCGGCGATGAAGTCGGCCGCGACCTGGTCGTGCCCTACATGGGTCACCAGGGCGTCATTCTGACGGGGTCGCATGCCACCATCTCGGGCGAATGCGAGATCGCCGGCTCTGGCGCGGCGGGAACCGCGCCTGCCTGGGGCCCGACGCACCGGGCTTGCGGCATGATGGAAGTCATCGCTGCCGGCGTCGACGCGCAATACACGCCAATCTCGCAGTCGCAGGAAGCGGTATCGCTTTATTTCAATGTCGATGGCGTCAACCATGTGCTGCTCGGCGCACGCGGCACCTACACATTCGGCTTCACGCCGAAGCAGATCCCGCGTTGGGCCTACAGCTTCACCGGTCTGCTCGGAACGATCAGCGACATTGTCCTGCCGGCCGTAACCCTCACCGGGTTCAAGAAACCGGTTCCGGTCAACAAGGCCAACACGACATTCTCGCTCCATGGCCTTGCCGGCGTCTGCGAAGGCGTGACCTTCGACCTCGGTAACCAAATCGAGCCGCGATTCCTGATCGGTGCGGAAAGCATCGAGCACGTCGATCGCGTCATGACCGGCAGCGCCGTGATGGAAGCCGTGCTGCTTGCGCAGAAGAACTGGTTTGCCATCGCCGACGCCCACACCACCGGCGCCCTTGCCCTTCAGCACGGCACCACCGCCGGCAACATCGTCAAGATCGACGCGCCGGCCGTCCAGATCGGTCGCCTAGCCTATGGCGAGAGCCAGAAGATCGTCAACAACACCCTGCCGCTGATGTTCACCACGGTGGCCGGCAACGACGAATTCAAGATCACCGTCAAGTGA
- a CDS encoding phage virion morphogenesis protein: MTGSKITLTDTATAVLSRVIGAARHPGELMATFAALMLTSTQRRFERQVGPDGVAWKPLSKRTVNARIGRRKRGTSNMLRVTTRLYRSLTTASDATSAEVGTNLEYAGVHQFGAEIPHYARSTKLSLKKIRSRYRFVKAGTKGAVEKRVTIGEHVTRIPARPYLGFNDQDIAAMTAAGQDFLKQELSQ; encoded by the coding sequence ATGACCGGCTCGAAAATCACCCTCACTGACACCGCCACTGCCGTCCTATCCCGCGTCATAGGTGCTGCCCGTCATCCTGGCGAACTGATGGCCACCTTTGCCGCCTTGATGCTGACTTCAACCCAACGCCGTTTTGAGCGTCAGGTCGGACCGGATGGCGTCGCCTGGAAGCCGCTGTCGAAGCGTACCGTCAATGCCCGCATCGGCCGTCGCAAGCGCGGCACCTCCAACATGCTGCGCGTGACCACGCGGCTCTACCGTAGCCTTACGACGGCTTCCGACGCCACCAGCGCCGAGGTCGGCACCAATCTCGAATATGCCGGCGTTCACCAGTTCGGCGCGGAAATTCCGCACTACGCCCGCAGCACGAAACTCTCCTTGAAGAAGATCCGCAGCCGGTACCGCTTCGTGAAGGCCGGCACCAAGGGCGCGGTCGAGAAGCGCGTGACGATCGGCGAACACGTCACGCGTATCCCCGCCCGCCCCTATCTCGGCTTTAACGACCAGGACATCGCGGCGATGACTGCGGCCGGCCAGGACTTCCTGAAACAGGAGCTGTCCCAGTGA
- a CDS encoding DUF1320 domain-containing protein, which yields MAYVTKQGLIDRFGELELVQLTDRTNIPVSTIDDVTVGRAIDDATALADGYLAKVLALPLSVVPPVLEKTVADIARYYLYGDRADKDSQITRAFNEATSFLRDVSRGLVQLTNGAEAPKTAGGGQVQISAPARVFSRDSLNGF from the coding sequence ATGGCCTACGTGACGAAACAGGGACTGATCGACCGCTTCGGTGAACTGGAGCTGGTCCAGCTCACCGACCGGACGAACATCCCGGTTTCGACGATCGACGATGTCACTGTCGGTCGCGCGATCGACGATGCCACCGCGCTGGCCGATGGTTATCTCGCCAAGGTTCTGGCGCTGCCGCTATCCGTCGTGCCGCCGGTTCTCGAAAAGACCGTCGCCGATATCGCCCGCTACTACCTCTACGGCGACCGCGCCGACAAGGACAGCCAGATCACCCGCGCCTTCAACGAGGCGACCAGCTTCCTGCGCGATGTATCGCGCGGCCTGGTGCAGCTCACCAATGGGGCGGAAGCGCCGAAAACGGCTGGCGGCGGTCAGGTCCAGATCAGCGCACCGGCCCGCGTCTTCAGCCGCGACAGTCTGAACGGTTTCTGA
- a CDS encoding Mu-like prophage major head subunit gpT family protein — MDINTTTLRSANVGFSAAFARGLGSATSLYQRIATIVPSTTRSQEYGWLGKAPRFREWLGDRVVNAMAKHGYTLTNRSFENTIGVDRDDFEDDNLGIYAPLFEELGSAAATFPDELVWALLKLGFSTTCYDGQYFFDTDHPVIGADGQTIVNVANTDGGAGTAWFLMDVSRPLKPLIFQDRKKFTNLVRMDKEDDPNVFNRKEFQYGLDGRCQVGFGFWQQCWGSKQTLDATHYEAARVALGEMKGDHGRPLGLNPRLMVVPPSLEGAARTIVGNQLTTGGETNKWYGTAEVLVVPWLA, encoded by the coding sequence ATGGACATCAACACAACCACTCTCCGATCTGCGAATGTCGGCTTTTCCGCTGCCTTCGCACGCGGCCTCGGTAGCGCGACCAGCCTCTACCAGCGGATCGCCACTATCGTGCCGTCGACCACCCGCAGTCAGGAATATGGCTGGCTCGGCAAGGCACCGCGTTTCCGCGAATGGCTTGGCGACCGCGTCGTCAACGCGATGGCGAAACACGGCTATACGCTGACCAACCGCTCCTTCGAAAACACGATCGGCGTCGATCGCGACGATTTCGAAGACGACAATCTCGGCATCTACGCACCGCTGTTCGAAGAACTGGGCAGCGCCGCCGCGACCTTCCCCGACGAACTGGTCTGGGCACTGCTGAAGCTCGGCTTCTCCACCACCTGCTACGACGGCCAGTATTTCTTCGACACCGACCATCCCGTCATCGGCGCGGATGGCCAGACGATCGTCAACGTCGCCAACACCGATGGCGGCGCTGGCACCGCCTGGTTCCTGATGGACGTTTCCCGTCCGCTGAAGCCGCTGATCTTCCAGGACCGCAAGAAGTTCACCAACCTCGTGCGCATGGACAAGGAAGACGATCCGAACGTCTTCAACCGCAAGGAATTCCAGTACGGCCTCGACGGACGGTGCCAGGTCGGCTTCGGCTTCTGGCAACAGTGCTGGGGTTCCAAGCAGACGCTCGACGCAACCCACTACGAAGCGGCCCGCGTGGCGCTCGGAGAAATGAAGGGCGACCACGGCCGTCCGCTGGGTCTGAACCCGCGTCTCATGGTCGTGCCGCCGAGCCTTGAAGGTGCAGCCCGCACCATCGTCGGCAACCAGCTCACCACCGGCGGTGAAACCAACAAGTGGTACGGGACCGCCGAGGTCCTCGTTGTTCCCTGGCTCGCTTGA
- a CDS encoding phage protease, producing MKKTVTHFSTQALAVHAVALAAIDAATAEGTAGNWIMLMPAGVFSGRTGRGPFDTGGVVEMSAIIERTLKRAGATEIVVDYDHQTIFAAIPGVGGRAPAAGWIKEFQVRDTGLWGRVEWTAAAAASIRAGEYRYISPTFYAPKETGKVQLLLSAALTNTPDLDLAVVAASALLPTETETNDMKSIAKALGLPEDASEADILVAMNALLASNAALVAASGAAKPEDAVTAITAMRAGSGTVDPAKYVPIAQVTALQADIQALRTTVATDKAETDVAQAIADGKIMPSLKDWAIDLHKSNIAAFNAFLEKSPVLTASQRTAIVAPPANGEATLDDADLLVMSQMGLSREDMLKAKKDMEAVH from the coding sequence ATGAAGAAAACCGTCACCCACTTCTCCACTCAGGCTCTTGCCGTCCATGCCGTGGCGCTTGCCGCGATCGACGCGGCGACGGCTGAAGGTACCGCCGGCAACTGGATCATGCTGATGCCGGCCGGCGTCTTTTCCGGTCGCACCGGCCGTGGCCCGTTCGACACCGGCGGTGTGGTCGAGATGTCCGCGATCATCGAGCGGACGCTCAAGCGCGCCGGCGCAACCGAGATCGTCGTCGACTACGATCACCAGACGATCTTCGCCGCCATCCCTGGCGTCGGCGGCCGCGCACCGGCCGCCGGCTGGATCAAGGAATTTCAGGTCCGCGACACTGGCCTCTGGGGCCGGGTCGAATGGACGGCCGCAGCTGCGGCTTCGATCCGTGCCGGCGAATACCGCTACATCTCCCCGACGTTCTACGCACCGAAGGAAACCGGCAAGGTCCAGCTTCTCCTCTCGGCGGCGCTCACGAACACGCCCGACCTCGATCTAGCCGTCGTCGCGGCGAGTGCCCTCCTTCCAACAGAAACGGAAACCAACGACATGAAATCCATTGCGAAGGCCTTGGGTCTGCCCGAGGACGCGAGCGAGGCTGACATCCTCGTCGCGATGAACGCTCTGCTCGCGTCCAATGCCGCGCTGGTCGCTGCCTCGGGCGCGGCCAAGCCGGAAGACGCCGTCACCGCCATCACCGCGATGCGCGCCGGCTCGGGCACCGTCGACCCGGCGAAGTACGTGCCGATCGCCCAGGTCACGGCCCTGCAGGCCGACATTCAGGCACTGCGAACGACCGTGGCAACCGACAAGGCCGAAACCGACGTCGCCCAGGCGATCGCCGATGGCAAGATCATGCCGTCGCTGAAGGATTGGGCCATCGACCTGCACAAGTCGAATATCGCCGCTTTCAACGCGTTCCTCGAAAAGTCGCCGGTCCTGACCGCATCGCAGCGCACCGCCATCGTCGCCCCGCCGGCTAACGGCGAAGCCACCCTCGATGACGCCGACCTTCTCGTCATGAGCCAGATGGGCCTTTCGCGTGAGGACATGCTGAAGGCGAAGAAAGACATGGAGGCCGTCCATTGA
- a CDS encoding phage minor head protein has protein sequence MATAQLVPLPPADAIRFLEARGRQLSSTFAWQDAYAADHSSMFTVAKSAGFDVLQDIFNGLAKALKDGRTIRDFSRELTPLLQAKGWWGRQLVRDPLTEEIRPAQLGSLRRLETIFNVNMRVSYAAGHWAGFERNKKSRPFLRYVTMHDDHVRPAHARRHNLVLPVDHPYWNKWACPNGFGCRCTMQSLSQREIDQLISEGENLIFEPPEDETKTWVNKRTGEIRDIPIGIDPGWDYNPGRVGANVAINEALAEKTAGAPFELLEPLVQERVRSDAFARFLEKPEGSMPVMPIPPETAKALGTEARVAILSQATMEKQLRHHPEMTREDYLQLPSIGANPTMVFQDGQNTFVLVKLADGRWRYVAAKTTKTGKAAFVTSFRFASDDNIRRLLNRPSVKIIIDRREE, from the coding sequence ATGGCGACCGCGCAGCTCGTCCCGCTTCCGCCGGCCGATGCCATCCGCTTTCTCGAAGCGCGTGGCCGGCAGCTGTCGTCAACGTTCGCGTGGCAGGACGCCTATGCGGCCGATCATTCCAGCATGTTCACCGTCGCCAAGTCCGCCGGCTTCGACGTGCTTCAGGACATCTTCAATGGCCTTGCGAAGGCTCTTAAAGACGGTCGGACCATCCGCGATTTCTCCCGCGAACTGACGCCGCTGCTCCAGGCGAAGGGATGGTGGGGTCGCCAGTTGGTCCGAGATCCGCTAACCGAGGAAATCCGTCCCGCCCAGCTCGGCTCGCTGCGCCGGCTGGAAACGATCTTCAACGTCAACATGCGCGTCTCCTACGCAGCCGGCCACTGGGCCGGCTTTGAGCGCAACAAGAAGAGCCGGCCCTTTCTGCGCTATGTGACCATGCATGACGATCACGTGCGGCCGGCGCACGCCCGGCGCCATAACCTCGTGCTGCCGGTCGATCATCCCTACTGGAACAAGTGGGCCTGTCCGAACGGTTTCGGTTGCCGCTGCACGATGCAGAGCCTGTCACAACGCGAGATCGACCAGTTGATCTCGGAAGGCGAAAATCTGATCTTCGAACCGCCCGAGGATGAAACCAAGACGTGGGTCAACAAGCGCACCGGCGAGATCCGCGATATCCCGATCGGCATCGATCCGGGCTGGGATTATAACCCCGGCCGCGTCGGCGCGAACGTGGCCATCAACGAGGCGCTCGCGGAGAAGACGGCCGGCGCGCCGTTCGAGCTGCTCGAACCGCTCGTTCAGGAGCGCGTGCGATCGGATGCCTTTGCCCGCTTTCTGGAGAAGCCGGAAGGCTCGATGCCGGTGATGCCGATCCCGCCGGAAACAGCAAAGGCGCTGGGGACAGAGGCGCGCGTCGCGATCCTCTCGCAGGCCACAATGGAAAAGCAGCTACGCCATCATCCGGAAATGACCAGGGAGGATTACCTGCAGCTGCCGTCGATCGGCGCGAACCCGACGATGGTGTTTCAGGACGGTCAGAATACATTCGTCCTGGTCAAGCTCGCCGATGGACGCTGGCGCTATGTCGCGGCCAAAACGACGAAGACCGGCAAGGCCGCGTTCGTCACCTCGTTCCGCTTCGCCAGCGACGACAATATCCGCCGGCTGCTGAACCGTCCGAGTGTAAAAATCATCATCGATCGAAGGGAGGAGTGA
- a CDS encoding DUF935 domain-containing protein has product MALSPILDASGRPIVKAALKQEQGGVTTRGVRQPFGRHQAPGLTPEKLARILRHSIDGDAEAYLELAEDMEERDLHYAGVLTIRKRQVSGLEITVEAAGEDAESVRDAELVRQVIERDIFEDELIDILDAIGKSYSATEIIWDTSEGQWMPEALKYRDPRWFDFDVTDRDTLMLRGEAGNEPLLPFKWIVHRAKVKSGLTIRGGLARSIAWTFLFKSFTAKDWAVFCEAYGQPLRVGKFGPDAMPADKDILLNAVASIGSDFAAIIPQSMSIEFIEASISGSHELYEKRQDWLDRQVSKIVLGQTATTDAQAGGYAVGKVHDGVRADIERSDAKQLAATLNRDLVRPLVDLNHGRRKAYPKIKIGRPDEIDIEKLVKNVATLVPFGLKVGMATIRDKIGIPDPAAEDELLVAPRQSAPAETDETQKPSGSKRKEKPVPMTGTPALATPDRDAVDRAVDEIVADDWEQMMTPVVAGLEDELATAASEAAAQAIIARRIETMGVTKLAELLARASFAARLAGEVGDDL; this is encoded by the coding sequence ATGGCTCTCTCTCCTATTCTCGACGCCTCGGGTCGGCCGATCGTCAAGGCGGCTCTGAAGCAGGAGCAAGGCGGCGTGACGACGCGCGGCGTTCGCCAGCCCTTCGGCCGTCACCAGGCGCCCGGCCTCACCCCCGAAAAACTCGCGCGCATCCTGCGTCACTCCATCGATGGCGATGCCGAGGCATATCTTGAGTTGGCCGAGGACATGGAGGAGCGCGATCTCCACTATGCCGGTGTCCTCACCATCCGCAAACGGCAGGTGTCCGGACTGGAGATCACCGTGGAAGCCGCTGGCGAGGACGCGGAAAGCGTTCGCGATGCCGAGCTGGTGCGCCAAGTCATCGAACGCGACATCTTCGAAGACGAGCTGATCGATATTCTCGACGCGATCGGCAAGAGCTATTCCGCCACGGAAATCATCTGGGACACGTCCGAAGGGCAATGGATGCCGGAGGCGCTGAAGTATCGCGATCCCCGGTGGTTCGATTTCGACGTTACCGACCGCGACACGTTGATGCTGCGCGGTGAAGCGGGCAACGAGCCGTTGCTGCCGTTCAAGTGGATCGTTCACCGGGCAAAGGTCAAATCCGGCCTGACGATTCGCGGCGGCTTGGCACGGTCGATCGCCTGGACCTTCCTCTTCAAGAGCTTCACCGCCAAGGATTGGGCAGTGTTCTGCGAGGCCTATGGCCAGCCGTTGCGGGTCGGCAAGTTCGGTCCGGATGCGATGCCGGCCGACAAGGACATCCTTCTCAACGCCGTTGCCAGCATCGGCTCGGACTTCGCCGCGATCATCCCGCAGTCGATGTCGATCGAGTTTATCGAGGCATCGATCTCCGGCTCGCATGAGCTTTACGAGAAGCGCCAGGACTGGCTCGATCGGCAGGTGTCGAAGATCGTTCTCGGCCAGACCGCGACCACCGATGCGCAGGCCGGGGGCTATGCGGTCGGCAAGGTTCATGATGGCGTGCGGGCCGACATCGAGCGCTCGGATGCCAAGCAGCTTGCCGCCACCCTCAATCGCGACCTGGTGCGGCCGCTGGTCGATCTCAATCACGGCAGGCGCAAGGCCTATCCGAAAATCAAGATCGGCCGTCCGGACGAGATCGATATCGAGAAGCTGGTAAAGAACGTTGCCACGCTTGTGCCGTTCGGCCTGAAGGTCGGGATGGCGACCATACGTGACAAGATCGGCATTCCCGATCCCGCCGCCGAGGACGAGCTGCTGGTCGCTCCGCGCCAGAGTGCGCCGGCAGAGACCGACGAAACGCAGAAGCCATCCGGATCGAAGAGGAAGGAGAAACCGGTTCCGATGACCGGCACGCCGGCACTCGCCACTCCGGACCGCGATGCGGTCGACCGGGCAGTCGACGAAATCGTGGCGGATGACTGGGAGCAGATGATGACGCCGGTTGTCGCCGGGCTCGAAGACGAGCTGGCGACCGCAGCCTCTGAGGCTGCAGCCCAGGCCATCATCGCGCGGCGCATCGAAACCATGGGCGTGACGAAGCTTGCCGAGCTGCTCGCACGCGCATCCTTTGCAGCGCGCCTGGCGGGCGAAGTGGGCGACGATCTCTGA
- a CDS encoding terminase family protein produces the protein MSAPFSKEEWAEIRRQSTAVLPGIIDQLGLPKALLPYQSRAVALLESSTCHVLFIEKSRRIGLTWGFASYAVLRAGRAKDAGGMDVMYISYSQEMTREFIDACAMWARAFSTAALEMDEFLFDDSDDEGVRSIQAFRIRFASGFEIIGLSSAPRSLRGKQGVVMIDEAAFVDNLKELLKAALAFLMWGGQVVVCSTHNGTENEFNIQIQDILGGRSSYAHLHIDFDEALQDGLYQRICLVTNKPWTPEAEAEWRESIIKFYGDGADEELFCIPTMGTGAWLTGPLIEARMTSSAPVLPLDLPLDFLHLPELKRRSLLAPFMIELEAALDELDPALMHAFGFDFARVADLSVGTLLSIDKVLKRTSALTFELRGVPGDEQKMITRTVLKASPRLVGAAFDATGMGWTVAEDMGRLFGLRDKDHPAGLVHAIKFSQEWYRVNMPPLKAAFEDDAIAISKNDDHLSDLRLVKVIRGIPSIPDSRTGETNKKRHGDYAIALALAHFASRMQWHEYSYAPATPVESRFSETSSNDGEKAFRMASLRGRRGIM, from the coding sequence GTGAGCGCACCGTTCTCGAAGGAAGAATGGGCGGAAATCCGCCGGCAATCGACGGCTGTCCTGCCCGGCATCATCGATCAGCTCGGCCTGCCAAAGGCGCTTCTGCCCTACCAGTCGCGGGCGGTCGCGTTGCTGGAAAGCTCGACCTGCCACGTTCTGTTCATCGAGAAGAGCCGCCGTATCGGTCTCACCTGGGGCTTTGCCTCCTATGCCGTGCTTCGTGCCGGCCGCGCCAAGGACGCGGGCGGCATGGACGTCATGTATATTTCCTACAGCCAGGAGATGACGCGCGAGTTCATCGACGCCTGCGCCATGTGGGCCCGCGCGTTTTCGACCGCCGCCTTGGAAATGGACGAGTTCCTTTTCGACGACAGCGACGACGAAGGTGTGCGCTCGATCCAGGCGTTCCGCATCCGCTTTGCCTCCGGCTTCGAGATCATCGGCCTGTCGTCGGCGCCCCGCTCCCTGCGCGGCAAGCAGGGCGTCGTCATGATCGACGAAGCCGCCTTCGTCGATAACCTGAAGGAGCTGCTGAAGGCGGCGCTGGCATTCCTGATGTGGGGCGGCCAGGTCGTCGTCTGCTCCACCCACAACGGCACGGAAAACGAGTTCAACATTCAGATCCAGGACATCCTGGGCGGCCGCTCGTCCTATGCTCACCTGCATATCGATTTTGACGAGGCCCTGCAGGACGGCCTTTACCAGCGCATCTGCCTGGTCACCAACAAGCCTTGGACGCCCGAGGCGGAAGCCGAATGGCGCGAGAGCATCATCAAGTTCTATGGCGACGGCGCCGACGAAGAACTGTTCTGCATTCCGACCATGGGCACAGGTGCCTGGTTGACCGGCCCGCTGATCGAGGCGCGCATGACATCGAGCGCGCCGGTGCTGCCGCTCGATCTTCCGCTCGACTTCCTGCACCTGCCGGAACTGAAGCGCCGCAGCCTGCTGGCGCCCTTCATGATCGAACTGGAGGCCGCGCTCGACGAACTCGATCCAGCGCTGATGCATGCCTTCGGCTTCGACTTTGCCCGCGTCGCCGACTTGTCGGTCGGCACGCTGCTGTCGATCGACAAGGTGCTGAAACGCACGAGCGCGCTGACGTTCGAACTTCGTGGCGTTCCTGGCGACGAGCAGAAGATGATCACGCGGACGGTGCTGAAGGCGTCGCCACGCCTCGTCGGCGCTGCCTTCGACGCCACCGGCATGGGCTGGACGGTCGCCGAAGACATGGGCCGGCTGTTCGGCCTGCGTGACAAGGATCATCCGGCCGGTCTGGTCCACGCCATCAAGTTTTCGCAGGAATGGTATCGGGTGAACATGCCGCCGCTTAAGGCGGCCTTCGAAGACGATGCGATCGCCATTTCGAAGAACGATGACCATCTGTCCGACCTTCGCCTGGTCAAGGTCATCCGCGGCATTCCAAGCATTCCCGATTCGCGCACGGGTGAGACCAACAAGAAACGGCACGGCGACTATGCGATCGCGCTGGCGCTGGCGCATTTCGCCAGTCGCATGCAGTGGCACGAATATTCCTATGCACCGGCAACGCCGGTCGAAAGCCGTTTTTCCGAAACATCCAGCAATGACGGCGAGAAGGCTTTCCGCATGGCAAGCCTGCGCGGCCGTCGAGGAATCATGTGA
- a CDS encoding DUF3486 family protein: MRSRLSGIELLPDECGPVVAWAAEQLQDRDRTQTDIYAEFYGKLEALKKEHRGELEFNIPSFSAFNRYSIKLATMSHRMNQTREIASTIASKFDAQASDDLTLIAAEAIKTLVFELLTSAGEAGIDPKGAMSLANALRAAAQAQGVSTTRRLKVEKDFEAKAVEAVQAVAKMKGMSTETTDAILGQILGVQK; the protein is encoded by the coding sequence ATGCGCAGCCGCCTTTCGGGAATTGAGCTACTGCCTGACGAGTGCGGCCCGGTCGTTGCCTGGGCCGCCGAACAATTACAGGACCGGGACCGGACCCAGACCGACATCTACGCCGAATTCTACGGCAAGCTTGAGGCTCTGAAGAAAGAGCATCGTGGCGAGCTGGAATTCAATATTCCATCGTTCTCTGCCTTCAATCGGTATTCGATCAAGCTGGCGACCATGTCGCATCGCATGAACCAGACGCGGGAAATCGCTTCGACGATCGCCAGTAAGTTCGATGCCCAGGCGTCCGACGATCTCACCCTGATCGCCGCTGAGGCGATCAAGACCCTCGTCTTCGAACTGCTCACCTCGGCCGGCGAAGCGGGCATCGATCCCAAGGGCGCGATGTCACTGGCAAACGCGCTGCGGGCTGCAGCGCAGGCGCAAGGCGTGTCCACGACCCGCCGCCTGAAGGTCGAAAAGGACTTTGAGGCGAAGGCCGTCGAAGCCGTCCAGGCCGTGGCCAAAATGAAGGGCATGTCGACCGAGACGACCGATGCCATCCTCGGCCAGATCCTCGGGGTGCAGAAGTGA
- a CDS encoding TraR/DksA C4-type zinc finger protein has product MNLSNAAFDLAAERADQERDAGIADAAVALKQPGSAICIECDVPISRERRLAAPFACRCIDCQTLHEAEKYHR; this is encoded by the coding sequence ATGAACCTTTCGAACGCTGCCTTTGACCTTGCCGCCGAACGGGCGGACCAGGAGCGCGACGCCGGCATTGCTGATGCCGCCGTCGCGCTCAAGCAACCCGGATCGGCCATTTGCATAGAGTGCGATGTGCCGATCTCCCGAGAACGCCGTCTCGCCGCGCCGTTTGCGTGCCGCTGCATCGATTGCCAGACGCTTCATGAAGCCGAGAAATATCACCGATGA
- a CDS encoding peptidoglycan-binding protein codes for MPGTSLASRIDASVLRAIAPKLSAFKARRQAEIIASFAPLLPQLFEQFAVTTAVRIAHLLAQLGHESDGFSTTEEYASGAAYEGRADLGNTRKGDGVRFKGRGPIQLTGRDNYRNFTAWLRAFIPDCPDFEQQPHLVALFPWAAWAAFFFWATKGLNKLADRDDLVAVTKVVNGGRNGLADRAKYLAKAKQLVAVIVGDRIATEQDFVVLRRGHESDLVVELQRALAAAGHYLLTIDGNFGPGTEAAVKTFQRSRGLTVDGIVGRNTAKALEPFQSKD; via the coding sequence ATGCCGGGTACTTCCCTTGCCAGTCGGATCGATGCGTCCGTCCTGAGGGCGATCGCGCCGAAACTGTCTGCCTTCAAGGCACGGCGTCAGGCCGAGATCATTGCATCCTTCGCACCACTTCTGCCTCAGCTGTTCGAACAGTTCGCGGTGACCACGGCAGTGCGGATCGCGCACCTCCTGGCGCAGCTCGGCCATGAGAGCGACGGCTTCAGCACCACGGAAGAATATGCCTCGGGTGCTGCCTATGAAGGCCGGGCCGATCTCGGCAATACCCGCAAGGGTGACGGCGTGCGCTTCAAGGGGCGTGGTCCGATCCAGCTGACCGGCCGCGACAACTACCGCAATTTTACCGCCTGGCTACGGGCTTTCATTCCTGACTGCCCCGACTTCGAACAGCAACCGCATCTTGTGGCGCTGTTCCCCTGGGCGGCCTGGGCGGCATTCTTTTTTTGGGCGACCAAGGGCCTCAACAAGCTCGCCGATCGCGATGACCTGGTCGCCGTCACCAAGGTCGTGAACGGCGGGCGAAATGGCCTTGCCGACCGCGCCAAGTATCTCGCCAAGGCAAAGCAGCTCGTCGCTGTCATCGTGGGCGACAGGATCGCGACCGAACAGGATTTCGTCGTCTTGCGGCGCGGCCATGAAAGCGACCTGGTCGTCGAGCTGCAGCGCGCCCTTGCTGCCGCCGGCCACTACCTCCTCACCATCGACGGCAATTTCGGTCCCGGTACCGAAGCTGCGGTCAAAACCTTCCAGCGCTCTCGCGGCCTCACCGTCGACGGCATCGTCGGTCGGAACACTGCCAAAGCACTCGAACCCTTCCAATCAAAGGACTGA